The proteins below are encoded in one region of Penicillium psychrofluorescens genome assembly, chromosome: 4:
- a CDS encoding uncharacterized protein (ID:PFLUO_007153-T1.cds;~source:funannotate), with product MGSQSGLTAPGSSTYASNTLHVGDGTWDSQRDTFLLPNLMGVNFETMRYNGMGNRFKEMAGYHTIIIAHGVIATIVFLGIVPTSTLIIRYYSRWNPFWAFKLHAWCQVLTLLLTTVVFVLGWFAVGPERSLTNPHHGIGLAIYVMVIFQVLWGWYVHKVESKRRSRHVPLKLVFHRWLGRGLTILGIVQIPLGLTLYGSPKFLFILFALAAFALLVIYFILSYRYDTEGYPMESEHGSRYTGPAVAEERHHSRWGEALAGGALGAGLAALFRKRRTSGQAYEDSRTSYSDEKYSDEVSNRGGGWGKRLLEIGALAGAGLMAKGWWDRRKKREEDAEAGEYRPAHTRTDSYTEDSLSRLEDGRPEPSHQTPLNRPPSRPPSRPQSPGSSYYYNSTYFTEPEGGGHGHGIRDAILGVGAFATVKRLFGRRKDDEEKRRLEDIRRREEEDERLQRANSKRRQQYATGAAGAAGAAGAGFYPQRRHTSAYSESDLTSTDMTPRPPRQPSQGESLLSAEPVGAGHPVPSDIPPIPPAHQQLSGDLRPSRPHSHDGRDFAAGATAGAAAAAASSYRPSSGSRHRDDHIESPPVSVKVKMHNDGRHVTLRRLTEEEAAASREARRRERNSSRRRTGSASSLSGDEGSNDRWRRVEALERQQAEQMQREQEAAAAAAAGSGGGPSVAPSSYAQQSQMSNMPPPPPVPHPAPSSMPYGAGSVTSPGTWTGTDASGSYANNRRRRRAERARVRQDRQQSHGVEFT from the exons ATGGGGTCACAATCGGGGCTCACAGCCCCAGGAAGCAGCACATATGCCTCGAATACTCTCCATGTCGGAGATGGCACCTGGGATTCTCAGCGCGATACCTTCCTGCTGCCAAATTTGATGGGAGTAAACTTTGAGACGATGCGCTACAATG GCATGGGCAATCGTTTTAAAGAAATGGCCGGATACCACACCATAATTATCGCCCACGGTGTCATTGCAACCATTGTTTTCCTGGGCATTGTCCCGACCTCAACTCTCATCATTCGATACTACTCTCGGTGGAATCCGTTTTGGGCCTTCAAGCTTCATGCGTGGTGCCAAGTCCTTACTTTACTCTTGACAACGGTCGTGTTTGTGCTTGGGTGGTTCGCGGTCGGTCCGGAGAGAAGTCTGACCAACCCCCATCATGGGATCGGTCTGGCTATCTATGTCATGGTGATCTTCCAAGTCCTGTGGGGCTGGTATGTGCACAAAGTTGagagcaaaagaagaagtcgTCATGTTCCATTGAAGCTAGTG TTCCATCGGTGGCTCGGCCGGGGGCTCACCATCTTGGGCATTGTCCAAATCCCATTAGGGCTCACGCTCTACGGCTCTCCAAAGTTCTTATTTATTCTCTTCGCTCTAGCGGCTTTTGCACTTTTAGTGATCTACTTCATCCTCTCATATCGTTACGACACTGAAGGATATCCCATGGAAAGCGAGCATGGCAGTCGTTACACTGGACCTGCGGTTGCTGAAGAACGCCATCACAGCCGATGGGGAGAAGCACTAGCCGGTGGTGCTCTGGGAGCAGGTCTGGCGGCTCTTTTCCGAAAGCGCCGAACGTCGGGTCAAGCTTATGAGGACTCTCGCACGTCGTACTCGGACGAAAAGTACTCCGATGAAGTCTCCAATCGCGGAGGTGGATGGGGAAAGAGACTTCTTGAGATAGGTGCACTCGCCGGTGCTGGTCTTATGGCAAAAGGATGGTGGGATCGAAGAAAAAAACgagaggaggatgccgaggctGGCGAATACAGACCTGCCCACACACGAACCGACAGTTACACGGAAGACTCTCTCAGCAGGCTGGAAGACGGACGACCGGAGCCGAGTCATCAAACACCCCTTAATCGCCCTCCGAGCCGCCCACCAAGCCGGCCTCAGAGTCCTGGCTCGTCTTACTACTACAACAGCACCTACTTCACCGAGCCAGAAGGGGGTGGACACGGCCATGGAATCCGAGATGCTATACTCGGCGTTGGAGCATTTGCCACCGTGAAAAGGCTGTTTGGGCGCCGCAaagatgacgaagagaaaCGTCGGCTGGAAGAcatccgccgccgagaagaggaagacgaaaGGCTGCAGCGAGCAAACAGCAAACGGCGACAACAGTATGCTACAGGTGCAGCAGGTGCCGCGGGTGCCGCAGGTGCAGGGTTCTACCCGCAGCGAAGGCATACCAGTGCATACAGTGAAAGCGACCTGACTTCGACTGATATGACTCCGCGGCCACCTCGACAGCCGTCGCAAGGAGAGTCTCTTCTCAGCGCCGAACCCGTCGGAGCCGGTCATCCTGTGCCCTCAGATATCCCTCCTATCCCACCAGCACACCAACAACTGTCGGGTGATCTAAGACCCTCACGACCTCATTCTCATGACGGAAGAGACTTTGCAGCTGGGGCCACAGCTGGGGcagctgccgctgcggcATCCAGCTACCGTCCGAGCAGCGGTAGCCGGCATCGAGACGATCACATCGAGTCTCCGCCAGTGTCCGTAAAAGTCAAGATGCACAACGACGGCCGACATGTGACTCTTCGTCGTCtgaccgaagaagaagcagccgcAAGTCGCGAGGCACGACGCCGAGAGCGAAATAGCTCTCGCCGACGCACCGGCAGCGCGAGCTCTCTGTCAGGTGACGAAGGCAGCAACGACCGCTGGCGCCGCGTGGAAGCATTGGAGCGACAACAAGCAGAGCAGATGCAGCGCGAGCAagaagctgctgccgcgGCTGCAGCAGGGTCAGGAGGAGGACCATCTGTTGCTCCGTCTTCCTACGCCCAACAGTCTCAGATGAGCAATatgcctccgccacctccggTACCACACCCAGCGCCCTCAAGCATGCCTTATGGAGCCGGCAGCGTCACCTCACCGGGGACGTGGACGGGGACCGACGCCAGCGGATCCTACGCAAACAaccggcgccggcgccgtgCAGAACGAGCTCGCGTACGCCAGGATCGACAACAGTCCCACGGTGTGGAGTTTACCTGA
- a CDS encoding uncharacterized protein (ID:PFLUO_007158-T1.cds;~source:funannotate) — protein MDIDMDLDLGLAPEPEPQPIAMDMGHEEGMVDPLTAEADALYEKVHVRGVDDMTTDNIKQFASSHFEQEQPSRIEWIDDTSANIIYSSTEIGLQALAALTQAGEEGDASALPPLRLRSAKLLSTHPDSVLQVRSAVKTDRKRARAHEASRFYLMHPEHDPRERLRRELDERRQHGGGDSGEGDYRRRRFDDRELRRRRDRDEEDRFNVDMYDDHGGSYSDSERNIRGRRGRGPRDLFPEDEDQNFGRLRNRSASPGRDTLEDNDRVDRAGHSRRVRERSPRLGRRNEGRELFPTKGGNSGTRELFPNKPASSYIQTQNSKASNHRRSDAFDAADETADLLGRRISVPLTDGASDKAQRNRNVELFPDRGEDQGAAMRGLTSEDQGWAIRGAAKGMSVKGKGSSVRELFPSKYGDNSGKELFSNTLQGRGGQRRRAEDMFS, from the exons ATGGATATTGACATGGACCTGGACCTGGGCCTTGCCCCCGAGCCTGAGCCTCAGCCCATCGCGATG GATATGGGGCAcgaggagggcatggtggatccGCTCACAGCCGAAGCAGATGCGCTGTACGAAAAGGTCCACGTCCGGGGCGTGGACGACATGACAACCGACAACATCAAGCAATTCGCCAGCAGCCACTttgagcaggagcagccgTCGCGCATTGAATGGATTGACGATACATCCGCAAACATTATCTACTCCTCCACCGAGATCGGCCTCCAAGCACTCGCTGCCCTGACGCAAGCCGGTGAGGAAGGGGACGCGTCTGCCTTGCCGCCTCTGCGCCTACGCTCGGCCAAGCTCCTGTCAACCCACCCAGACTCGGTCCTCCAGGTGCGCTCAGCGGTCAAGACCGACCGGAAGCGGGCTCGTGCCCATGAAGCTAGTCGATTCTATCTTATGCACCCGGAGCACGATCCCCGAGAGCGCCTACGTCGGGAACTAGACGAACGAAGACAACATGGTGGCGGCGACTCGGGCGAAGGTGACTACCGGCGGCGTCGGTTCGATGACCGCGAGCTGCGACGACGCCGAGACCGTGATGAGGAGGACCGGTTCAACGTCGACATGTACGACGATCATGGTGGCAGCTATTCGGACTCGGAACGCAATATACGGGGCCGGAGAGGCCGTGGCCCGAGAGATCTTTTCCCCGAAGATGAGGATCAAAATTTCGGGCGCCTTCGCAATCGCAGCGCATCGCCGGGTCGCGACACGTTGGAGGACAATGACAGGGTTGATCGCGCCGGCCACAGCAGACGGGTTCGTGAGCGGTCGCCGCGACTCGGCCGTCGCAACGAAGGCCGAGAGCTCTTTCCGACCAAAGGTGGCAACTCGGGCACAAGAGAGCTCTTCCCCAATAAGCCGGCCTCCAGCTACATTCAGACCCAGAATAGCAAAGCCAGTAACCATCGACGGTCGGACGCGTTTGATGCTGCAGACGAGACTGCCGATCTGCTTGGCCGAAGGATCTCTGTCCCGCTTACTGACGGGGCCTCCGATAAAGCGCAGCGGAATAGAAATGTTGAGCTCTTCCCAGACCGTGGTGAAGACCAAGGTGCTGCCATGCGTGGGCTTACTTCGGAGGATCAGGGCTGGGCCATCCGAGGGGCTGCAAAAGGCATGTCCGTTAAAGGAAAGGGATCCTCAGTTCGGGAGCTGTTTCCGTCCAAGTACGGTGACAACTCTGGCAAGGAATTGTTTTCAAATACGCTGCAAGGACGTGGAGgacagcggcggcgagcGGAGGACATGTTTAGCTGA
- a CDS encoding uncharacterized protein (ID:PFLUO_007150-T1.cds;~source:funannotate), translating into MEFVYSCTIPAIKMSVIMFYHRLFPVPRFTYLLYFCTFLALGWFVGVMVFNLIQCHPYSYFWEQYGDTGAQGSCLDVEAYFMGNGIAEAITDFIILCAPFHEVWKLHMPTPQKLAVIGIFGLGAFACIAGALRCYAVALMTENMDITWNFGRGFIWSSIEPSLGIISACLPTLRPLVRYIFPSGLGRSQKTSDFYRLKERGAYPSGSGGHAPGNSKIRRGSLDSAAHLEPQNDPNSFIMVRRDISWSSKQDGD; encoded by the exons ATGGAATTCGTCTACAGCTGTACGATCCCCGCGATCAAAATGTCGGTGATCATGTTCTATCATCGCCTCTTTCCGGTTCCTCGCTTTACCTACCTTCTTTATTTCTGCACTTTCCTCGCGCTTGGGTGGTTCGTTGGCGTGATGGTTTTTAATCTGATCCAGTGTCATCCATACTCATATTTCTGGGAGCAATACGGAGATACAGGTGCCCAAGGCTCATGCCTAGATGTTGAAGCTTACTTCATGGGCAATGGCATTGCGGAAGCCATCACCGACTTTATCATCCTTTGTGCCCCGTTTCATGAGGTTTGGAAACTTCATATGCCAACGCCCCAAAAGCTTGCGGTTATTGGCATCTTCGGGCTCGGAGCCTT TGCTTGTATTGCGGGTGCGCTTCGCTGCTATGCAGTAGCCCTCATGACCGAGAATATGGACATCACTTGGAACTTCGGCCGTGGATTTATATGGAGTTCTATTGAACCTTCACTGGGTATCATATCTGCATGCTTGCCGACTCTTCGACCTCTTGTCCGATACATCTTCCCATCAGGGCTTGGTCGCAGCCAAAAAACAAGTGACTTTTATCGTCTGAAAGAGCGCGGGGCCTATCCGTCTGGCTCCGGCGGACATGCTCCTGGGAATAGTAAGATTCGCAGGGGTTCCCTGGACTCAGCTGCTCACTTGGAGCCGCAGAACGACCCGAACTCCTTTATCATGGTTCGACGCGATATTTCGTGGTCCTCTAAGCAGGACGGAGATTAA
- a CDS encoding uncharacterized protein (ID:PFLUO_007155-T1.cds;~source:funannotate) has translation MSSVRFARSALRARPSMFGAPIQRRGYAEAVADKIKLSLTLPHQSIYRSTGVTQVNLPAASGEMGVLANHVPSIEQLKPGLVEIIEEGGATKQYFLSGGFAVVQPDSQLSINAPEGFALEEFSSEAVRAQIAEAQRIAGGSGSEQDIAEAKIELEVLETLQAHLK, from the exons ATGAGCTCCGTTCGCTTCGCTCGCTCTGCCCTGAGGGCCCGTCCCTCCATGTTCGGCGCTCCCATCCAGCGTCGTGGCTACGCCGAGGCTgtcgccgacaagatcaAGCTGTCCCTGACTCTGCCTCACCAG AGCATCTACCGCTCGACTGGCGT TACCCAGGTCAAcctccccgccgcctccgGTGAGATGGGTGTCCTTGCCAACCACGTTCCCTCCATCGAGCAACTCAAGCCCGGTCTCGTGGAGATCATCGAAGAGGGTGGCGCCACCAAGCAGTACTTCC TGTCCGGTGGCTTTGCCGTCGTCCAGCCCGACTCTCAGCTGAGCATTAACGCCCCCGAGGGCTTTGCTCTTGAGGAGTTCAGCAGCGAG GCTGTGCGCGCCCAGATCGCCGAGGCCCAGCGCATTGCTGGCGGTAGCGGCAGCGAGCAGGATATTGCTGAGGCTAAGATTGAGCTGGAG GTGCTGGAGACTCTGCAGGCCCACCTCAAATAG
- a CDS encoding uncharacterized protein (ID:PFLUO_007157-T1.cds;~source:funannotate), with amino-acid sequence MAPSTSVDALVSALVARFLRTNNYAETLGAFIREASLAPDVGQSSGDDTNNWTIQGLLEEKKTFDQSVNFERYGADGSEKGLWSVPAPSKPNIVQTPTSANLLAASVERWQKPSENGDVAESEGGYIVSTGADRKVHLLDTAIGNDPIVSFSGISDSPVLSYVSVLQGRYILMTNMSGQVLLQHGCDTLDTRRDHTKYAVKVVAHEDHHGSSTSPRKLWVATAGWDAMVYLYCLSILDGADSSALVMGNPVARIKLVTNPESLLFVRHIDTDELLLLVSRRDSTYLYYYEVESIPQGVTESENDTQPPVPECKLLGQQNLAPHSNAWVAFSPAYMALSPHDPGLLAVATSTLPHLKVIIVRLLFPSTKTSGTEGNSEASLTQASQAFAALALQNREDAAILVQANTFAPQTAYSTPQVAWRPDGSGVWVNGDDGVVRGIEAKTGKVVAVLKDGHEPGCKVRTVWAGYVAVAHDGEDPAQEEWVISGGFDKRLVIWKV; translated from the exons ATGGCTCCCTCCACATCGGTCGATGCCCTAGTCAGTGCCTTGGTGGCCCGATTCCTGCGAACGAACAACTATGCCGAGACTCTCGGTGCGTTCATCCGCGAGGCCAGTCTTGCTCCGGATGTGGGGCAGAGCTCCGGCGATGACACCAACAACTGGACCATTCAAGGCCtgctcgaggagaagaaaacCTTCGACCAGAGCGTGAATTTTGAGCGATATGGCGCAGATGGTTCAGAGAAGGGTCTTTGGAGTGTGCCAG CACCCTCAAAACCAAACATTGTGCAGACACCGACATCAGCGAATCTACTTGCTGCATCAGTCGAACGCTGGCAGAAACCTTCCGAGAACGGAGATGTCGCGGAGTCAGAAGGCGGTTACATTGTGTCCACTGGCGCAGATAGAAAAGTTCATCTGCTCGACACTGCCATCGGCAATGACCCCATCGTCTCGTTCTCCGGGATATCTGACTCGCCCGTGCTATCATATGTGTCCGTCCTGCAAGGTCGATATATATTGATGACCAACATGTCTGGCCAAGTActcctccagcatggctGCGACACCCTGGATACCAGAAGGGACCACACGAAATACGCCGTCAAGGTGGTCGCTCACGAAGACCATCACGGCTCCAGTACTTCTCCCCGAAAGCTCTGGGTTGCCACAGCTGGTTGGGATGCGATGGTCTACCTGTACTGTCTCAGCATCCTAGACGGAGCCGACAGTTCAGCACTTGTGATGGGGAATCCTGTTGCACGCATCAAGCTAGTCACGAACCCAGAATCTTTGCTCTTTGTACGCCACATCGACACCGACGAGCTGCTCCTGCTTGTTTCACGAAGGGACTCGACCTATCTTTATTACTACGAAGTGGAATCCATACCACAAGGAGTCACCGAGTCCGAGAATGACACCCAACCACCGGTCCCAGAGTGCAAGCTGCTCGGACAGCAGAATCTGGCACCCCATTCCAATGCATGGGTAGCCTTCTCCCCTGCATACATGGCACTAAGTCCACACGATCCGGGTCTACTGGCAGTAGCTACGTCGACGCTCCCGCATCTCAAGGTCATTATCGTGCGGCTATTGTTCCCGTCAACGAAGACATCTGGCACAGAGGGCAATTCCGAGGCTTCCCTGACGCAGGCCTCTCAGGCATtcgcggcgctggcgctgcAGAACCGCGAGGACGCCGCCATCCTCGTGCAGGCCAATACCTTCGCGCCGCAGACGGCGTACTCGACACCACAGGTAGCGTGGCGGCCTGACGGGTCGGGTGTTTGGGTCAACGGAGATGACGGCGTGGTGCGCGGCATTGAGGCCAAGACTGGGAAGGTGGTTGCTGTCCTCAAGGACGGCCATGAGCCTGGTTGTAAAGTGCGCACGGTCTGGGCGGGCTATGTAGCTGTGGCtcatgatggcgaggaccCGGCTCAAGAGGAATGGGTCATCAGTGGGGGATTCGATAAACGGTTGGTGATTTGGAAGGTATAG
- a CDS encoding uncharacterized protein (ID:PFLUO_007151-T1.cds;~source:funannotate) produces the protein MRALFPDLLDSDSTASTSYAGKGYYNESLANMDSDLNWQTSGQGSCYDVHDRMGCSEDPKSLPPVSMMEVPVSASRAHSPGVHSLEYAPESHPHYLSPENYVPHRRDSCISDTMGSVYAWSNASSAAELYLRATPPPSTVGRSGTTSPFMQDYLMPGHSAQPPLHSAFTDVHGYTSSSLEGLGLEPESAGRFFPALSPLHYSSELPMNTASAVPDNISTAPESWMPLPAAFPGPPAMPSPNLSTPDTFLSPPTSTAMFPNAPTSNPVSGDSTSLLSTSPTPTFTSDLDGSPPGRSSSRTRHSSPSSSSDLTRYGIPIGEGAWQCAHPGCSSQAIFRRGCDLRKHYNRHRKHLFCRHEGCPQAMHGGFSSKKDRARHEAKHNPGIMCEWHGCGRVFSRVDNMKDHVRRIHRKTGPL, from the coding sequence ATGCGTGCGCTGTTTCCCGACCTGTTGGACTCCGAcagcaccgccagcaccTCATACGCCGGCAAGGGCTACTACAACGAATCACTCGCCAACATGGACAGCGACCTCAATTGGCAAACCTCGGGGCAAGGCAGTTGCTATGACGTTCATGACCGCATGGGATGCTCCGAGGACCCGAAATCCCTTCCCCCCGTAAGCATGATGGAGGTCCCTGTCAGCGCCTCGAGGGCTCATTCGCCCGGCGTACATTCACTAGAGTACGCGCCGGAGTCGCACCCACACTACCTGTCGCCTGAAAACTATGTCCCACACCGGCGGGACTCCTGCATCAGTGACACCATGGGCTCGGTCTATGCCTGGTCCAATGCTTCCTCAGCCGCGGAGCTATATCTTCGGGCTACTCCCCCACCCTCCACTGTCGGCAGATCCGGCACCACCTCGCCCTTCATGCAAGACTATCTTATGCCGGGACACTCGGCCCAACCGCCTCTGCATTCTGCTTTTACCGACGTCCACGGGTATACTTCCTCATCCCTCGAAGGCCTGGGTCTGGAGCCCGAGTCCGCTGGCAGATTCTTCCCAGCCCTCAGCCCGCTGCATTACTCCTCCGAACTCCCTATGAACACCGCTTCCGCCGTCCCAGACAACATCAGTACTGCCCCCGAGTCCTGGATGCCACTACCCGCGGCCTTCCCAGGGCCTCCCGCTATGCCATCACCCAACCTCTCTACGCCAGACACTTTCCTCTCTCCACCAACGTCAACAGCCATGTTCCCCAACGCTCCAACCAGCAACCCTGTCTCCGGGGACTCCACATCCCTCCTCAGCACCTCCCCAACACCAACCTTTACCTCAGACTTAGACGGCTCCCCGCCAGGACGGTCCTCCTCACGGACCCGCCATTCTTCtccgtcatcatccagcgACCTCACCCGCTACGGCATCCCcatcggcgaaggcgccTGGCAGTGCGCCCACCCAGGCTGCTCATCGCAGGCTATCTTCCGTCGTGGCTGCGACCTGCGCAAGCACTATAACCGCCACCGCAAGCATCTCTTCTGTCGCCACGAGGGATGTCCACAGGCTATGCATGGGGGGTTCTCTTCGAAAAAAGACCGTGCTCGCCACGAGGCAAAACATAATCCCGGCATTATGTGCGAGTGGCACGGCTGTGGTCGTGTGTTCAGTCGCGTCGATAATATGAAAGATCATGTGCGGCGTATTCATCGGAAGACTGGGCCTCTCTGA
- a CDS encoding uncharacterized protein (ID:PFLUO_007152-T1.cds;~source:funannotate) — protein MLCWSASFYPQPIYNYQRGSTSGLAIDFPTINFLGFSCYAIYTSAFLYSPVIRRQYAARFPNSGEPTVRFNDLAFAVHAVVLSAIVYSQFWPSIWGLRVFRTQRISKTMLGLFWGSVMAPLVVVWMVVARSPDGGLDPASWAWIDVIYAFSYVKVLITVVKYVPQAWVNYKRQSTVGWSIVPILLDLSGGVLSLVQLILDSSLQSDWSGVTGNPVKFLLGNITIVSDTVFIVQHYLLYRDAPKDTKDGDQHRDEQRPLLSDEPGEAPRTTRALV, from the exons ATGCTATGTTGGTCTGCCTCGTTCTACCCCCAGCCCATCTATAATTACCAGCGCGGTTCGACATCCGGGTTGGCCATCGACTTCCCGACTATCAACTTCTTAGGCTTTTCATGCTATGCGATCTACACGTCCGCTTTCCTGTACTCTCCTGTCATTCGCCGGCAATATGCAGCACGTTTCCCCAACTCCGGCGAGCCGACCGTCCGCTTCAATGATTTGGCATTTGCCGTGCATGCGGTGGTATTGAGTGCGATCGTCTATTCGCAATTTTGGCCCAGCATTTGGGGGTTGCGCGTATTCCGCACGCAACGAATCAGCAAAACTATGTTGGGACTGTTCTGGGGCTCGGTGATGGCGCCCCTGGTCGTtgtttggatggtggtggcgcGCAGCCCGGACGGCGGTCTTGATCCAGCGTCCTGGGCGTGGATTGACGTG ATTTATGCTTTTTCGTATGTCAAAGTTCTCATCACGGTGGTGAAATATGTGCCCCAAGCCTGGGTGAATTACAAGCGCCAGTCGACCGTGGGCTGGAGCATCGTCCCCATTCTTCTCGACTTGAGCGGGGGCGTTCTCTCGCTAGTGCAACTCATCCTCGATTCGAGTCTCCAGAGCGACTGGAGCGGCGTCACGGGCAACCCGGTCAAGTTCCTGCTAGGCAACATCACCATTGTCTCAGACACGGTTTTTATTGTGCAGCACTACTTGTTATACCGAGATGCACCGAAGGACACCAAGGATGGGGACCAACATCGGGACGAACAAAGGCCGTTGCTGTCTGATGAGCCTGGCGAGGCTCCCCGAACCACGCGAGCTTTAGTTTAA
- a CDS encoding uncharacterized protein (ID:PFLUO_007156-T1.cds;~source:funannotate): MAKSKNASQHHNSQKAHRNGIKKPKTNRYPSLKGVDPKFRRNHRHALHGTMKALKERKEGKREIA, translated from the exons ATGGCCA AGTCCAAGAACGCCTCGCAGCACCACAACAGCCAGAAGGCTCACCGTAACGG TAtcaagaagcccaagaccaACCGTTACCCCTCCCTGAAGGGTGTCGACCCCAAGTTCCGTCGCAACCACCGTCACGCTCTGCACGGCACCATGAAGGCGCTG aaggagcgcaaggagGGCAAGCGGGAGATCGCATAA
- a CDS encoding uncharacterized protein (ID:PFLUO_007159-T1.cds;~source:funannotate), translating into MLFNSQENKLLEEYGRYRRDPKDLNCIALEIEAQELRPVLGGYHNLTMQPESFNTKQKKDLQYQQPYLNVKGSELELVHRNVQASVPFAVSTCGYGLLWINLVIGRAMLKTDVIKFETYSTKSMDYSVMACDTPAEIEEAYASVTGYVP; encoded by the coding sequence ATGTTGTTCAACTCCCAAGAAAATAAGCTGCTGGAAGAGTACGGCCGCTATCGACGAGATCCCAAAGATCTAAATTGTATTGCCCTGGAGATTGAAGCGCAAGAGCTGCGTCCGGTCCTAGGTGGATACCACAACCTCACGATGCAGCCCGAGTCATTCAATAccaagcaaaagaaagacctACAGTATCAACAGCCCTATCTGAATGTAAAAGGTTCTGAACTCGAGCTGGTGCATCGCAATGTCCAAGCGAGTGTACCTTTTGCCGTTTCTACGTGTGGCTATGGGCTTCTATGGATTAACCTCGTTATTGGGCGGGCGATGCTGAAAACCGACGTCATAAAATTTGAGACATATTCCACGAAATCGATGGATTACTCCGTTATGGCCTGTGATACACCCGCGGAGATCGAGGAAGCGTATGCGAGCGTGACAGGCTATGTGCCATGA
- a CDS encoding uncharacterized protein (ID:PFLUO_007154-T1.cds;~source:funannotate), producing the protein MPVPSRSIKSDPLGVVDTRVLTMTDYPVRGSLSPSFSSVIAFEETPERQCLADNQGDKLTQDLSSEESAVDADESREATSHVDGSCEVTPHELKAWFPNLELDVTLDRYHGLDGLAEPMNPQNTPASPSERDSIPYEPYDTENLPTSPAPQREFALNWLGAAIENSHDTHADGWLKPSKKLRFSTDEQSPLTSPVGEQKPVNVYQPKELDFSPVRYVHFSPEPPRPLRSMSRPVPSVERPQDYVASHRQKKQYEKWRGSRCHARASPYRSPTKLSASRPNKRPDIHFSSLSNFPFRRVDQTRPQTNDDERGDNVLEEVDVNAVDQPTSSDQGNRSSKQSDLFALSFSLNKIQRPDQPFSRNVRVYLYVFQWGMSTMARRNEEQTQTAVYSVPNDLVLQVNLILPALVLRLTIAVFSIARSLACSSLGISALRLVGSVLSLLVSFAIPLLSKFGVALDFHLRWDHRL; encoded by the coding sequence ATGCCCGTCCCTTCTCGTTCGATCAAATCGGATCCTCTGGGCGTCGTGGATACCCGCGTGCTGACAATGACCGACTACCCAGTGAGGGGCTCACTTTCCCCGTCGTTCTCATCAGTCATCGCATTCGAAGAGACTCCAGAGAGACAGTGTCTTGCAGACAATCAAGGAGACAAGCTCACCCAGGACCTCTCGAGCGAGGAGTCTGCCGTCGATGCCGACGAGTCTCGCGAAGCAACCTCGCATGTTGATGGCTCTTGCGAAGTAACACCCCATGAACTGAAGGCTTGGTTCCCCAATCTCGAGCTGGATGTCACGCTCGACAGGTACCATGGTCTGGATGGCCTGGCTGAACCGATGAACCCGCAAAACACCCCGGCCTCGCCCAGTGAACGGGACAGTATCCCGTATGAGCCTTACGACACGGAGAACTTGCCCACAAGCCCTGCACCCCAACGGGAATTCGCCCTGAACTGGCTGGGAGCGGCGATTGAGAATTCCCACGACACACATGCTGATGGATGGCTTAAGCCCTCAAAAAAGTTGCGCTTCTCGACAGATGAACAGAGTCCTCTTACGTCACCGGTGGGCGAGCAGAAACCAGTGAACGTCTACCAACCGAAGGAACTGGACTTCTCGCCGGTGCGATATGTTCATTTCTCTCCTGAACCCCCGCGTCCTCTTCGGTCTATGAGTCGTCCTGTCCCGTCAGTGGAACGCCCGCAGGATTACGTTGCCTCGCACCGCCAAAAGAAGCAGTATGAGAAGTGGAGAGGTTCTCGCTGTCATGCTCGAGCTTCTCCGTATCGCAGTCCGACCAAACTCTCGGCAAGTCGTCCAAACAAGCGGCCCGACATCCATTTCTCGTCTCTGTCCAATTTCCCCTTCCGCAGAGTTGACCAGACACGCCCTCAAACCAACGACGATGAGCGTGGAGACAATGTTTTGGAAGAAGTAGATGTGAATGCCGTTGACCAGCCGACGTCTTCGGATCAAGGAAATCGTTCCTCGAAGCAAAGTGACCTTTTCgccctctctttttctttgaACAAGATTCAACGTCCGGATCAACCATTTTCTCGAAACGTCCGAGTGTATTTGTATGTGTTCCAGTGGGGCATGAGCACGATGGCCCGACGAAATGAGGAGCAGACGCAAACTGCTGTCTATTCAGTCCCAAATGACCTGGTTCTGCAAGTTAATCTCATTCTACCGGCGCTGGTCCTTCGTCTCACCATTGCTGTCTTTTCTATTGCACGTTCTCTGGCCTGCTCATCTCTCGGGATTTCCGCCCTTCGGCTCGTCGGATCTGTCCTGTCTCTCCTCGTTTCGTTCGCTATCCCCTTGTTGTCCAAGTTTGGAGTAGCTCTCGACTTCCATCTGCGTTGGGACCATCGCCTTTAG